A single region of the Trueperaceae bacterium genome encodes:
- a CDS encoding GNAT family protein, translating to MRHQGGSASGEGGAGEARGDGRRPGGPAAGLSVRPLTPDDAEAYRDLRLEALELEPTAFGMSAEEERAQGVERTRERLAAGPDVTVLGAFLGDRLVGTAGMRREPNLKERHKAFVFGVYVTPSARGAGVARALMGELVALAGRTPGLRRLRLAVNAGNAAARRLYEALGFEAYGVEPEALVVDGVPHDELWMSLRLG from the coding sequence GTGAGGCACCAAGGCGGGTCTGCGAGCGGCGAGGGCGGCGCCGGGGAGGCGCGAGGCGACGGGCGGCGCCCGGGGGGACCCGCGGCCGGCCTGTCCGTTCGCCCGCTCACGCCCGACGACGCCGAGGCGTACCGCGACCTGCGGCTCGAGGCGCTCGAGCTGGAGCCCACGGCGTTCGGCATGAGCGCCGAGGAGGAGCGGGCGCAGGGCGTGGAGCGCACGCGCGAGCGCCTGGCGGCCGGACCCGACGTCACGGTCCTCGGCGCGTTCCTCGGCGACAGGCTGGTCGGCACCGCGGGCATGAGGCGGGAGCCGAACCTCAAGGAGCGGCACAAGGCGTTCGTGTTCGGGGTCTACGTCACGCCGTCGGCGCGCGGCGCGGGCGTGGCCAGGGCGCTCATGGGCGAGCTCGTCGCCCTGGCTGGGCGCACCCCCGGCCTGCGCCGGCTGCGCCTGGCGGTGAACGCCGGCAACGCGGCGGCGCGGCGGCTCTACGAGGCGCTCGGCTTCGAGGCGTACGGCGTCGAGCCCGAGGCCCTCGTCGTCGACGGCGTGCCGCACGACGAGCTGTGGATGAGCCTCAGGCTCGGCTGA
- a CDS encoding dodecin family protein, producing the protein MSVVKVIEVLAQSEKSFEDAVQVALSEASRTVRNIKTIYIEGMQAIVEGDRIAAYRVDTKISFAVESGSGDSGGSLEPAG; encoded by the coding sequence ATGTCGGTCGTCAAGGTCATAGAGGTGCTGGCGCAGTCCGAGAAGAGCTTCGAGGACGCGGTACAGGTGGCCCTCAGCGAGGCGTCGCGGACGGTCCGCAACATCAAGACGATCTACATCGAGGGGATGCAGGCGATCGTCGAGGGCGACCGCATCGCCGCCTACCGCGTCGACACGAAGATCTCCTTCGCCGTCGAGAGCGGGTCGGGGGACTCGGGCGGCTCGCTCGAGCCAGCGGGCTGA
- a CDS encoding MATE family efflux transporter — protein MTPSALYPTTLRLVRFSLPAMLAGMMVPLMGLIDVAVLGRLGDAAVIAAVGVAGTIFTTIAWSFSFLRFTTTGLVSQAAGRGDEEGVVVEGLRPLTAALVGGAVLLLLREPLLALGLALVGPEPDVAAHAGDYFRLRMLGAPLTLSLYALQAWLMGTGRPRTMLASQAFMTALNASLSAYLVLVRGQGVAGAALATVAAEAATVALVVAVVLRRVPLSRWRAGWPRVFDAAAWRRLLSANTDLVVRTVVLSLSLALLNERGARLGTEVLAANQLLLQSYLLVATLIDGVSLGVEVYAGRAVGARDPAALRHVVSRGARMAVLWGAAVAALVAAVPGAYLPLMTTNAPLVELARSYWGWQVALPLVAVWAFLWDGVYFGAVRTRSLRNSMIASTAVYAACSFALGALLGNHGLWLALAVQLVARAATLTAAWPALLRSVAETAPVAAAPAPASPT, from the coding sequence TTGACGCCGAGCGCCCTATACCCCACCACGCTCCGCCTCGTGCGCTTCTCCCTGCCGGCGATGCTCGCCGGGATGATGGTGCCCCTGATGGGGCTCATCGATGTCGCCGTGCTCGGCAGGCTCGGCGACGCCGCCGTCATCGCCGCGGTGGGCGTGGCCGGCACGATCTTCACGACGATCGCCTGGTCGTTCAGCTTCCTGCGCTTCACGACGACGGGCCTGGTGTCGCAGGCCGCGGGGCGCGGCGACGAGGAGGGGGTGGTCGTGGAGGGCCTGCGGCCGCTCACGGCCGCGCTGGTCGGCGGGGCGGTCCTGCTGCTCCTGCGCGAGCCGCTCCTGGCGCTGGGCCTGGCGCTCGTGGGTCCCGAGCCCGACGTGGCCGCGCACGCCGGCGACTACTTCAGGCTGCGGATGCTCGGGGCGCCGCTGACGCTCTCCCTCTACGCTCTGCAGGCCTGGCTGATGGGCACGGGGCGCCCGCGGACGATGCTGGCGTCGCAGGCGTTCATGACGGCTCTGAACGCCTCCCTGAGCGCCTACCTGGTGCTGGTGCGCGGCCAGGGCGTGGCCGGCGCCGCGCTGGCCACCGTCGCCGCGGAGGCGGCCACCGTCGCGCTCGTCGTCGCCGTCGTGCTGCGGCGCGTGCCCCTGTCTCGCTGGCGCGCCGGTTGGCCGCGCGTGTTCGACGCCGCGGCCTGGCGCAGGCTCCTCTCGGCGAACACCGACCTCGTCGTGCGCACCGTGGTCCTCAGCCTCAGCCTGGCGCTCCTCAACGAGCGCGGCGCCCGCCTGGGCACCGAGGTCCTCGCCGCGAACCAGCTCCTGCTGCAGTCGTACCTGCTCGTCGCCACGCTCATCGACGGCGTGTCGCTCGGCGTGGAGGTCTACGCCGGACGCGCCGTGGGCGCGCGCGACCCGGCGGCGCTGCGGCACGTCGTGTCGCGCGGCGCCCGCATGGCGGTGCTGTGGGGCGCCGCCGTGGCGGCGCTCGTCGCCGCCGTGCCCGGCGCCTACCTGCCGCTCATGACCACGAACGCCCCGCTGGTCGAGCTGGCCCGCTCCTACTGGGGCTGGCAGGTCGCGCTGCCCCTGGTGGCCGTGTGGGCGTTCCTGTGGGACGGCGTCTACTTCGGCGCCGTGCGCACGCGGTCGCTGAGGAACTCGATGATCGCCTCCACGGCCGTGTACGCCGCCTGCTCCTTCGCCCTCGGGGCGCTCCTCGGCAACCACGGCCTGTGGCTGGCCCTGGCGGTCCAGCTCGTCGCGCGCGCCGCGACGCTCACCGCGGCCTGGCCGGCGCTCCTGCGCTCGGTCGCGGAGACAGCGCCCGTCGCGGCGGCCCCGGCGCCCGCCTCACCCACCTAG
- a CDS encoding TldD/PmbA family protein, which translates to MLDTNTLSALLAKGRAAGADFAEVYAERTRRRVLRVVNGDVEEATSVVQRGAGVRLFFGHDVLYGYTNDLSDAGLTEVLDSLVAVKGDGVGRPDAGGRGGLDLRRASRGTDLPGPRVPPSAHDKLWRLERLREADAGARIDPAIRQVEGTLAEVEQDVLVANTDGVLAEDQRTRTRLIVQAIASDGVETQTGHHGPGLSVGLELLEMYDPAAVGRRAAEMALTNLRARKAPAGTMPVVVGNAFGGVIFHEALGHLLETTSVARNASVLAGLLGEQVASPVVTYVDDGTIPHAWGSTRIDDEGSPTERTVLIEKGVLRSYMVDRWGGLVTGYRPTGSGRRQDYTFAPTSRMRNTFVVNGDTPKERLFEGIEFGLYAKVMGGGQVRPGSGEYNFAVREGYLIRDGQVAEPVRGAMLLGKGPDTIKKVVAVSDDQANEPGMCGSKSGSIPTEVGQPHILVSEIVVGGEA; encoded by the coding sequence ATGCTCGACACGAACACGCTCAGCGCGCTCCTCGCCAAGGGGAGGGCGGCCGGAGCGGACTTCGCCGAGGTCTACGCCGAGAGGACCAGGCGGCGCGTGCTGCGGGTCGTCAACGGCGACGTCGAGGAGGCCACCAGCGTCGTGCAGCGCGGCGCCGGCGTGCGCCTCTTCTTCGGCCACGACGTCCTCTACGGCTACACGAACGACCTCTCCGACGCCGGCCTCACCGAGGTGCTCGACAGCCTCGTCGCCGTGAAGGGGGACGGCGTCGGTCGTCCGGACGCCGGCGGGCGTGGCGGCCTCGACCTGCGGCGCGCGAGCCGCGGCACCGACCTGCCCGGCCCGCGGGTGCCGCCGAGCGCCCACGACAAGCTCTGGCGCCTCGAGCGTCTGCGCGAGGCCGACGCCGGCGCGCGCATCGACCCCGCGATCAGGCAGGTAGAGGGCACGCTGGCCGAGGTCGAGCAGGACGTCCTCGTCGCGAACACCGACGGGGTGCTGGCCGAGGACCAGCGGACCCGCACCCGCCTGATCGTGCAGGCCATCGCCTCCGACGGCGTGGAGACCCAGACCGGCCACCACGGGCCCGGGCTCTCCGTGGGCCTCGAGCTCCTCGAGATGTACGACCCCGCCGCCGTGGGCCGGCGGGCGGCCGAGATGGCGCTGACGAACCTGCGCGCGCGCAAGGCGCCGGCCGGCACGATGCCCGTGGTCGTGGGCAACGCCTTCGGCGGCGTGATCTTCCACGAGGCGCTGGGGCACCTGCTCGAGACCACGTCGGTGGCTCGCAACGCCTCCGTGCTCGCCGGCCTGCTGGGGGAGCAGGTGGCCAGCCCCGTCGTCACCTACGTCGACGACGGCACGATCCCGCACGCCTGGGGCTCCACGCGCATCGACGACGAGGGCTCGCCCACCGAGCGCACGGTGCTCATCGAGAAGGGCGTGCTGAGGAGCTACATGGTCGACCGCTGGGGCGGCCTCGTCACCGGCTACCGCCCTACGGGCTCGGGGCGCAGGCAGGACTACACGTTCGCCCCCACCTCGCGCATGCGCAACACGTTCGTCGTCAACGGCGACACGCCCAAGGAGAGGCTGTTCGAGGGCATCGAGTTCGGCCTCTACGCGAAGGTCATGGGCGGCGGGCAGGTCCGCCCCGGCTCCGGCGAGTACAACTTCGCCGTCAGGGAGGGCTACCTGATCCGCGACGGCCAGGTCGCCGAGCCGGTGCGAGGCGCGATGCTGCTGGGTAAGGGTCCCGACACGATCAAGAAGGTCGTCGCGGTGTCGGACGACCAGGCCAACGAGCCCGGCATGTGCGGGTCGAAGTCCGGCTCCATCCCCACCGAGGTGGGCCAGCCGCACATCCTCGTGAGCGAGATCGTCGTGGGAGGCGAGGCATGA
- a CDS encoding TldD/PmbA family protein: MTFDEAKRWLLDEARRLVVDLEVLGSLQRELRINAQDGKAGETTVSTRGGVGLRVVTGGRVGYASTEDLAEESLAWALSEAIENASLQKGSGAALPAGEALGRHDLLDEGLSGSVAEKRDMALSLEASLRRDERVQAVQYALYAESQGETVIGSTRGVDGSYRDGGAMMVSSVVMREGASVKQGFEQEAANDFHQLDPGRTALRAIEGLGRLLGARPLTTGRRRAVFEPRVVGTLLRLLVYALSGKTLAEGKSALAGKLGQRIAADLLTIVDDPTLPGGLASRPFDSEGTRSRRTVLVERGVLRSFLHNTDTAARTGQETTGHAHRSYSGTLGVAPTNLILEPGAGIAPGDGVLVTDLMGVHAGANPITGDVSVQAMGLETVGGETFPVDDFAVSFNLFELLRRVEEVGDDSETRPLMGGGAVVVPSIAVPDVSFAGK; encoded by the coding sequence ATGACGTTCGACGAGGCCAAGCGCTGGCTGCTAGACGAGGCTCGTCGCCTGGTCGTCGACCTCGAGGTGCTCGGCAGCCTCCAACGCGAGCTGAGGATCAACGCCCAGGACGGCAAGGCCGGCGAGACGACGGTGTCGACCCGCGGCGGCGTGGGGCTGCGCGTCGTCACCGGCGGACGCGTCGGCTACGCGTCCACCGAGGACCTCGCCGAGGAGTCGCTCGCCTGGGCGCTCTCCGAGGCCATCGAGAACGCCTCGCTGCAGAAGGGGAGCGGCGCGGCGCTCCCCGCGGGCGAGGCGCTGGGCCGGCACGACCTCCTCGACGAGGGCCTCTCCGGCTCGGTGGCGGAGAAGCGCGACATGGCCCTGAGCCTCGAGGCGAGCCTGCGCCGGGACGAGCGCGTCCAGGCCGTGCAGTACGCGCTCTACGCCGAGTCGCAGGGCGAGACCGTGATCGGCTCCACCAGGGGCGTCGACGGCTCGTACCGCGACGGCGGCGCGATGATGGTCTCCAGCGTCGTGATGCGCGAGGGCGCCAGCGTCAAGCAGGGCTTCGAGCAGGAGGCCGCCAACGACTTCCACCAGCTCGACCCCGGCCGCACGGCGCTGCGCGCGATCGAGGGCCTCGGTCGCCTCCTCGGCGCGCGCCCGCTGACCACGGGCCGGCGGCGCGCCGTCTTCGAGCCGCGCGTCGTGGGCACGCTGCTGAGGCTGCTCGTCTACGCCCTGTCGGGCAAGACGCTGGCCGAGGGCAAGAGCGCGCTGGCCGGCAAGCTCGGCCAGAGGATCGCAGCCGACCTCCTGACGATCGTCGACGACCCCACGCTGCCCGGCGGCCTGGCCAGCCGGCCGTTCGACAGCGAGGGCACGCGCTCGCGCCGCACGGTGCTCGTGGAGCGCGGGGTGCTGCGATCGTTCCTCCACAACACGGACACGGCCGCCCGCACGGGGCAGGAGACGACGGGGCACGCGCACCGGAGCTACTCGGGCACCCTGGGCGTCGCCCCGACGAACCTGATCCTCGAGCCGGGGGCCGGCATCGCGCCGGGCGACGGCGTCCTCGTCACCGACCTCATGGGCGTCCACGCCGGCGCGAACCCCATCACCGGCGACGTCAGCGTGCAGGCCATGGGCCTCGAGACCGTCGGCGGCGAGACCTTCCCGGTGGACGACTTCGCGGTGTCGTTCAACCTCTTCGAGCTCCTGAGGCGCGTCGAGGAGGTCGGGGACGACAGCGAGACGAGGCCGCTGATGGGCGGCGGGGCGGTCGTCGTGCCGAGCATCGCCGTGCCCGACGTCAGCTTCGCCGGCAAGTGA
- a CDS encoding ABC transporter substrate-binding protein, with protein MRGSHPARAGAPARLEVHVRHHLRRWLAMSARAALAALAATLGWAAAQDVVRVYAVVNEDDARLLAEMFEAETGIRVEYLRASTGELVSRVLAETANPQADILLGGPSSQYIALAEAGALAAYRSPLAEGLAPQEADPEGYWTGFYLTALGIGVNEERYRELFGDKPLPATWDDLLDPEYDGEIVLTDPTASSTAYLFVQNQLQRLGWDEGWAYLEELAPLVGQFPPSGGAPPQLVGAGEYAIGVAYVHALARYRADGFPITAIVPPDTVGEVGALAVIANSPNPEGARRFVDFVLSAEAQTAFAAQSFTTPLNPDAEAAEGAPPRNSFDMIDYDAELAGEQRDEVLLRWQQVVD; from the coding sequence GTGCGGGGCTCGCACCCCGCCCGCGCGGGGGCGCCCGCGCGCCTGGAGGTGCACGTGAGGCATCACCTTCGTCGCTGGTTGGCCATGTCCGCGCGCGCTGCGCTCGCAGCCCTCGCCGCGACGCTCGGCTGGGCCGCGGCGCAGGACGTGGTGCGCGTCTACGCCGTCGTGAACGAGGACGACGCCAGGCTGCTGGCCGAGATGTTCGAGGCCGAGACGGGCATCCGCGTCGAGTACCTGCGCGCCTCCACGGGCGAGCTGGTCAGCCGGGTGCTGGCCGAGACCGCCAACCCGCAGGCCGACATCCTGCTCGGCGGGCCGAGCAGCCAGTACATCGCGCTGGCCGAGGCCGGCGCGCTGGCGGCCTACCGCTCGCCGCTGGCCGAGGGCCTCGCGCCGCAGGAGGCCGACCCCGAGGGCTACTGGACGGGCTTCTACCTGACGGCCCTGGGGATAGGCGTCAACGAGGAGCGCTACCGCGAGCTGTTCGGCGACAAGCCCCTGCCGGCGACTTGGGACGACCTGCTCGACCCCGAGTACGACGGCGAGATCGTGCTCACCGACCCGACGGCCTCCTCCACCGCCTACCTCTTCGTGCAGAACCAGCTCCAGCGCCTCGGCTGGGACGAGGGCTGGGCCTACCTCGAGGAGCTCGCGCCCCTCGTCGGCCAGTTCCCGCCCTCCGGCGGCGCGCCGCCGCAGCTCGTCGGCGCCGGCGAGTACGCGATCGGGGTGGCGTACGTCCACGCCCTGGCGCGCTACCGCGCCGACGGCTTCCCGATCACGGCCATCGTGCCGCCCGACACGGTCGGCGAGGTGGGGGCCCTCGCGGTCATCGCCAACAGCCCCAACCCCGAGGGCGCGAGGCGGTTCGTCGACTTCGTGCTCTCGGCCGAGGCGCAGACGGCGTTCGCCGCGCAGTCGTTCACCACGCCCCTCAACCCCGACGCCGAGGCGGCCGAGGGCGCGCCGCCGCGCAACAGCTTCGACATGATCGACTACGACGCCGAGCTGGCCGGGGAGCAGCGCGACGAGGTGCTGCTCCGCTGGCAGCAGGTCGTGGATTGA
- a CDS encoding iron ABC transporter permease: MTEAAAASAADLRRGGPKRWLGRAWQDPVLALGHAAVALFLLGFVVAPLVAVAFAPGLADWARVASTPRWRDAGLNTLLLVGLSTTSSLVLGTLYAYAVTRARVPLRRLFEVAPLVLLVTPSFVSGLAFILLVGRRGLITYHLLGLETSVYGWHGVWLAQTLSFFPVAYLVLRGVFLAHDAALEQAARGLGASRWRVISTVTLPLATPGLLAAGLFIAIGVLGDFGNPMLVGGRFRVLATEVYTELTGWASVGTSAALGLVLLVPAVLLFVAQQRVQHATAGRFTTVGGRGSGLPTPLPPAALRWALFALCALVALFVAASQGVVVAGSLTRLWGVDHAFTAEHYQYVLTRSRPLVNSVRLAATAALLCAAVSSVTAYLVLRTRVPLRRGLDLATLLPAAVPGTLMGVAYVLVFNRPPLQLTGTAALIAIAMAASYLPVGYRICAAALQQLRASLDESAANLGASRARAFLTVTVPLTWPAVAAAFAYTFVQAVGTLSTVIFLVSFDTPLASVDILNLAAQGKWGRACALATALLVVTLAALGLAYALTGGRLRPLEAAAGPVRS; this comes from the coding sequence TTGACAGAGGCGGCGGCGGCGAGCGCCGCTGACCTGCGGCGCGGCGGACCGAAGCGCTGGCTCGGGCGCGCCTGGCAGGACCCGGTACTGGCGCTCGGCCACGCGGCCGTGGCGCTGTTCCTCCTCGGCTTCGTCGTGGCGCCGCTGGTCGCCGTGGCGTTCGCGCCGGGGCTCGCGGACTGGGCGCGGGTGGCCTCGACCCCGCGCTGGCGCGACGCCGGTCTCAACACCCTGCTGCTCGTCGGGCTCTCGACGACGTCGTCGCTGGTCCTCGGCACCCTCTACGCCTACGCCGTCACGCGGGCCAGGGTGCCGCTGCGTCGCCTCTTCGAGGTCGCGCCGCTGGTGCTGCTGGTGACGCCCTCGTTCGTGTCCGGCCTGGCCTTCATACTGCTGGTCGGCCGCCGCGGGCTCATCACCTACCACCTGCTGGGCCTCGAGACGTCGGTCTACGGCTGGCACGGCGTGTGGCTGGCGCAGACGCTGTCGTTCTTCCCCGTCGCCTACCTCGTGCTGCGCGGCGTGTTCCTGGCCCACGACGCCGCCCTCGAGCAGGCGGCGCGGGGCCTCGGCGCGAGCCGCTGGCGCGTGATCTCGACCGTGACGCTGCCGCTGGCCACGCCCGGCCTGCTGGCCGCCGGCCTCTTCATCGCGATCGGCGTGCTCGGCGACTTCGGCAACCCGATGCTCGTCGGCGGGCGCTTCCGCGTCCTCGCCACCGAGGTCTACACCGAGCTCACCGGCTGGGCCAGCGTGGGCACCAGCGCGGCCCTCGGCCTGGTCTTGCTCGTCCCCGCCGTCCTCCTCTTCGTCGCCCAGCAGCGGGTGCAGCACGCCACCGCCGGACGCTTCACGACGGTCGGCGGCCGCGGCTCGGGCCTGCCGACGCCGCTCCCGCCCGCGGCGCTGAGGTGGGCGCTGTTCGCCCTCTGCGCGCTCGTGGCGCTGTTCGTCGCCGCCTCCCAGGGCGTGGTCGTGGCCGGCTCGCTGACGCGCCTGTGGGGCGTGGACCACGCGTTCACCGCCGAGCACTACCAGTACGTGCTCACGCGCTCGCGCCCGCTGGTGAACTCGGTGAGGCTGGCGGCGACGGCGGCCCTGCTGTGCGCGGCCGTGTCGTCCGTGACCGCCTACCTGGTGCTGCGCACGCGCGTGCCTCTCAGGCGCGGGCTCGACCTCGCTACCCTGCTGCCGGCGGCGGTGCCCGGCACGCTGATGGGCGTGGCGTACGTGCTGGTGTTCAACCGCCCCCCGCTGCAGCTCACCGGCACCGCGGCGCTCATCGCCATCGCGATGGCCGCGTCGTACCTGCCGGTGGGCTACCGCATCTGCGCCGCTGCGCTGCAGCAGCTCCGCGCCAGCCTCGACGAGAGCGCGGCGAACCTCGGCGCCAGCCGCGCCAGGGCGTTCCTCACCGTGACCGTCCCGCTGACCTGGCCAGCGGTCGCGGCCGCCTTCGCCTACACCTTCGTGCAGGCCGTGGGCACGCTCAGCACGGTGATCTTCCTCGTGTCCTTCGACACGCCGCTGGCCTCCGTGGACATCCTCAACCTCGCCGCCCAGGGCAAGTGGGGACGCGCCTGCGCGCTGGCGACGGCCCTGCTCGTCGTCACGCTGGCCGCCCTGGGCCTCGCCTACGCGCTCACGGGGGGCCGCCTGCGCCCGCTCGAGGCGGCTGCGGGCCCGGTGCGGTCATGA
- a CDS encoding ABC transporter ATP-binding protein — protein sequence MTVGGATTAVAGGRSGAPPSAAGRVSLRGLTKRFGGVTVVDGLDLEVEPGSFTTLLGPSGCGKTTVLRMVAGFVEPDAGSVLVGERDVTPLPPDKRGVGLVFQDYALFPHMTVRRNVEYGLRMRRLPRAERLARVTRVLEALDLTPLADRYPDQLSGGQQQRVALGRVMALEPQVLLLDEPLSNLDAQLRVRLRSELKELQRRLGVTAIYVTHDQEEALSLSDRVVVMEAGRVQQVGAPEDVYALPANRFVARFVGQANLLPVTSQGPAGAGRVRARWQGGEVVLALPDEREPAPGTAGVAVVRPERVALAATSGGGEAALPGGGGALSLRGRVTGVAYFGAYRRYTVALPGLEEPWLADVHDLGGPTLRPSDEVTLTVTGVPSWAW from the coding sequence ATGACCGTAGGGGGCGCAACGACCGCGGTGGCGGGCGGGCGCAGCGGCGCGCCGCCCAGCGCCGCGGGCCGCGTGTCCCTGCGCGGGCTGACCAAGCGCTTCGGGGGCGTCACGGTGGTGGACGGCCTCGACCTCGAGGTCGAGCCGGGCAGCTTCACGACCCTCCTCGGCCCTTCGGGCTGCGGCAAGACGACCGTGCTGCGCATGGTCGCGGGCTTCGTCGAGCCCGACGCCGGCAGCGTGCTCGTGGGCGAACGCGACGTCACGCCGCTGCCGCCCGACAAGCGCGGCGTCGGCCTGGTGTTCCAGGACTACGCGCTGTTCCCCCACATGACCGTGCGGCGCAACGTGGAGTACGGCCTGCGCATGCGCCGCCTGCCCCGCGCCGAGCGCCTCGCGCGCGTCACCCGCGTGCTCGAGGCCCTCGACCTCACGCCCCTGGCCGACCGGTACCCCGACCAGCTCTCGGGCGGCCAGCAGCAGCGCGTCGCCCTCGGGCGCGTGATGGCGTTGGAGCCGCAGGTGCTCCTCCTCGACGAGCCCCTCTCGAACCTCGACGCCCAGCTCCGCGTGCGCCTCCGCTCGGAGCTCAAGGAGCTGCAGCGGCGCCTGGGCGTCACGGCGATCTACGTGACGCACGACCAGGAGGAGGCCCTGTCGCTGTCCGACCGCGTCGTCGTCATGGAGGCCGGGAGGGTCCAGCAGGTCGGCGCGCCGGAGGACGTCTACGCGCTGCCGGCGAACCGCTTCGTCGCCCGCTTCGTGGGTCAGGCCAACCTCCTGCCCGTCACGTCGCAGGGGCCGGCCGGAGCGGGCCGCGTGCGGGCGCGCTGGCAGGGCGGCGAGGTCGTCCTGGCGCTGCCCGACGAACGCGAGCCGGCGCCGGGCACCGCTGGCGTCGCGGTCGTGAGGCCGGAACGGGTCGCCCTGGCCGCGACGAGCGGCGGGGGCGAGGCCGCGCTGCCCGGCGGGGGCGGCGCGCTCTCGCTGCGCGGGCGCGTCACGGGCGTCGCCTACTTCGGGGCGTACCGACGCTACACGGTGGCGTTGCCCGGCCTGGAGGAGCCGTGGCTGGCCGACGTGCACGACCTGGGCGGCCCGACCCTGCGGCCGAGCGACGAGGTGACGCTCACCGTGACCGGCGTCCCGTCCTGGGCGTGGTGA
- the prpB gene encoding methylisocitrate lyase has translation MPYLVGADQPAERPGARFRALLARPGILRLPGAHNGIAALQAKRAGFEALYLSGGAMSASMGLPDLGIITVDDVAFFVRQVARAGLPVLVDGDTGYGEALNVMNMVRVFEAAGAAAVHIEDQVLPKKCGHLNDKRLVSPEDMALKVAAARKASTDIVVVARTDAAASEGLAGAIARAERYLEAGAEVIFPEALTSRETFREFARALPGVPLLANMTEFGRTPMITADEFEDLGFKIVIWPVSSLRVANKAQAELYEVLAREGTAESLLPRMQTRAELYEVIDLHAYEELDDAIVKTVLP, from the coding sequence ATGCCGTACCTGGTAGGCGCCGACCAACCGGCCGAGCGGCCCGGCGCCCGCTTCCGCGCGCTGCTGGCGCGGCCCGGGATCCTGCGGCTGCCCGGCGCGCACAACGGCATCGCCGCGCTGCAGGCCAAGCGCGCCGGCTTCGAGGCGCTCTACCTCTCCGGCGGCGCGATGAGCGCCTCGATGGGCCTGCCCGACCTCGGCATCATCACCGTAGACGACGTCGCCTTCTTCGTCAGGCAGGTCGCGCGCGCGGGCCTGCCCGTGCTCGTGGACGGCGACACCGGCTACGGCGAGGCCCTCAACGTCATGAACATGGTCAGGGTCTTCGAGGCCGCCGGCGCCGCCGCGGTGCACATCGAGGACCAGGTGCTGCCCAAGAAGTGCGGGCACCTCAACGACAAGCGGCTCGTGAGCCCAGAGGACATGGCCCTGAAGGTCGCCGCCGCGCGCAAGGCCAGCACCGACATCGTCGTAGTGGCCCGCACCGACGCCGCGGCCAGCGAGGGCCTCGCGGGCGCGATCGCCCGCGCCGAGCGCTACCTGGAGGCCGGCGCCGAGGTGATCTTCCCCGAGGCGCTCACCTCGCGCGAGACGTTCCGCGAGTTCGCCCGCGCCCTGCCGGGCGTGCCGCTGCTGGCCAACATGACCGAGTTCGGCCGCACGCCGATGATCACCGCCGACGAGTTCGAGGACCTCGGCTTCAAGATCGTGATCTGGCCGGTGTCTTCGCTACGCGTGGCGAACAAGGCCCAGGCCGAGCTCTACGAGGTGCTGGCGCGCGAGGGCACCGCCGAGAGCCTACTGCCGCGCATGCAGACGCGGGCCGAGCTCTACGAGGTCATCGACCTGCACGCCTACGAGGAGCTCGACGACGCCATCGTCAAGACCGTGCTGCCGTGA